Proteins co-encoded in one Macadamia integrifolia cultivar HAES 741 unplaced genomic scaffold, SCU_Mint_v3 scaffold562, whole genome shotgun sequence genomic window:
- the LOC122069247 gene encoding oleosin G-like — translation MADLHSSPGQAQRPNARAATGGGGAVTGGPTTGSDGCTFLRKLRNHAPNSTQVMGLLTLVISGGMLLFLIGLILTAMVMGLMFFNPLIMLTSPIWVPAGFVLLIFVGGSLSICGSGVAIVAGLSWSCMYLRGRHPPGSDRLDYARRRLADTAYHVKDYAKEYGGYLHSRNKDAAPGA, via the coding sequence ATGGCGGATCTCCATAGCAGCCCAGGCCAAGCTCAGAGACCAAATGCTAGAGCTGCCaccggtggtggtggtgctgtcACAGGTGGGCCCACCACCGGCAGCGATGGTTGTACATTTCTGAGGAAACTACGAAATCATGCTCCTAATTCCACACAAGTTATGGGTTTGTTAACGCTGGTGATCTCTGGAGGTATGCTGCTTTTCCTCATAGGGCTAATCCTGACAGCCATGGTTATGGGATTGATGTTCTTCAACCCGTTGATCATGTTGACCAGCCCAATATGGGTACCGGCTGGATTCGTACTGTTGATATTTGTGGGTGGGTCGCTATCCATTTGTGGGTCCGGAGTGGCAATAGTGGCAGGGCTATCGTGGTCATGTATGTACCTCAGAGGGAGGCATCCTCCGGGATCGGACCGTTTAGATTACGCCAGGAGAAGACTTGCGGATACGGCTTACCACGTGAAGGATTATGCCAAGGAGTACGGTGGATACTTGCACAGTAGAAACAAGGACGCGGCACCGGGCGCTTGA
- the LOC122069246 gene encoding small polypeptide DEVIL 4-like: MKLSSSSMGNNKRRLSSRGLGGGLLRKQRGRLYIIRRCVVMLLCWHD, from the coding sequence atgaagttgaGCAGTTCTTCTATGGGTAAcaataaaagaaggttgtcaaGCAGAGGATTAGGAGGAGGTCTGCTCCGAAAGCAGAGGGGTAGGCTTTACATAATTAGGAGATGTGTAGTCATGCTCCTCTGCTGGCATGATTGA